In Bombus huntii isolate Logan2020A unplaced genomic scaffold, iyBomHunt1.1 ctg00000189.1, whole genome shotgun sequence, one DNA window encodes the following:
- the LOC126877561 gene encoding venom serine protease Bi-VSP-like — MYIHNYDYCILGVWPWIVALGFRNPRNPDKPLWKCGGSLISARHVLTAAHCAHMDGIENIHNHNIAILRLVEEVPFSRYVYPICTKELLRKSNFVGYNPLVAGWGALRYRRPRRNALMEVQMPVIKNAECKIAYSKFPNAPDVTDGIICAERAQGGKDSCTADRGGPLLIQHELTSYLIDYRFLYDSQ, encoded by the exons atgtatattcacaactatgactattgcattttaggcgtttggccatggatcgttgcattaggttttcgtaatccccgaaacccagacaaaccactatggaagtgcggaggttccctgatatcggctaggcatgttttgaccgcagcacattgtgcacatatggatggaatagaaaacatacacaatcataatattgccattcttagattggtggaggaggtgccattttcga ggtacgtatatcccatttgtacgaaagagctcctgcgaaagagcaacttcgtcggctataacccccttgttgctggatggggagcattaagatata gacgaccacgacgtaatgcattaatggaagtacaaatgccagtgattaagaacgccgaatgcaaaatagcttattccaaatttcctaatgcacctgatgtcactgatggtataatatgcgccgaacgtGCTCAGGGTGGaaaggattcttgtacg gctgaccgcggcggaccactgctgatacaacatgaattaacctcgtatttaatag attatagattcctatacgactctcagtaa